From Desulfurella sp.:
AAGTTTTCTTACCTGATTCTGTTGCTGTTTGGTTAAATTTAGATATTTGAATTGATATGGTCCCATAAATCCGCCCATCATGCCATAACCCTGATTCATCATACTATAACCTGAACCCATCATACCATAACCGCCATTTTGGCCATTAGACTCATAACCATTCATCATATAGCCCGCTTGAGGTTGCGCAAAAGAATTGCTTGATACCGCTAACATTAAGCCACCTGAAAAGACCAAACCCACAAGAAACTTTTTGTAATGCATTGTAAAACCTCCTAAATTATATTGCTTAAAATATTTTTAAAAGCATTTTTATTACTTATTCTTTTCCACATACTTCATCAAATTTTGCAATTCAGCAATCTTTTCATCAATATTACCTGTTTTTACAGCATCTTTTA
This genomic window contains:
- a CDS encoding Spy/CpxP family protein refolding chaperone; translated protein: MHYKKFLVGLVFSGGLMLAVSSNSFAQPQAGYMMNGYESNGQNGGYGMMGSGYSMMNQGYGMMGGFMGPYQFKYLNLTKQQQNQVRKLQEQHFEAMQNIMKEYFNAINNSSGNETVNQMAHIRSEFFNKMMNERNAYFNGLSKILTKEQMEKLHSAYQAPVNK